The proteins below are encoded in one region of Gopherus flavomarginatus isolate rGopFla2 chromosome 12, rGopFla2.mat.asm, whole genome shotgun sequence:
- the ANKRD40 gene encoding ankyrin repeat domain-containing protein 40, whose protein sequence is MTTFIEEKELQERLREAAALGDIGEVQRLVEFGVNVNSQNEVNGWTCLHWACKRNHAQVVSYLIESGADKEILTNKGEMPAQLTSKREIRKTLGVEDDELADLKQDSDLPIVPNYLANPPFPYVYNTSNSIPDSSTGSLNGSFPISLELQAVDYPISLPGVKACTSATSQHENAASPVADNKDMSTSPGACTMTECPMPVVQNGPIHQASVSQSRSFPSPAASKQPVSQQQNGSCMGPMPTFQPFFFPGAFPFNMHELVLKVRIQNLTLRENDFIEIELDRRELTYKELLRVSCSELGVNPEHVEKIRKLPNTVLRKDKDVARLQDFQELELVLIINNNNLLFRNAASTLTERPCYNKKASKLTY, encoded by the exons ATGACAACTTTTATAGAGGAGAAAGAActccaggagagactgagagaagcAGCTGCTCTGGGAGATATTGGGGAGGTCCAAAGACTGGTGGAATTTGGAGTTAATGTCAACTCTCAAAATGAAGTCAACGGCTG GACTTGTTTGCACTGGGCATGCAAACGGAACCATGCTCAAGTGGTTTCTTATCTGATAGAGTCTGGCGCTGATAAGGAGATTCTCACAAATAAAGGAGAAATGCCAGCCCAGTTAACCTCAAAGAGAGAGATTAGGAAAACATTGGGAG TGGAAGACGATGAACTTGCAGATTTGAAGCAAGACTCAGACTTGCCAATTGTCCCGAATTATTTGGCTAATCCACCTTTCCCTTATGTTTATAACACGAGTAACAGCATTCCAGACTCTTCCACTGGCTCGCTGAATGGAAGTTTCCCCATATCCTTAGAATTGCAAGCTGTAGATTATCCCATTTCATTACCTGGAGTCAAAGCATGCACTTCTGCAACATCACAACATGAAAATGCTGCTTCTCCAGTGGCTGATAATAAAGATATGTCAAcatcacctggagcctgcactatGACAGAATGCCCAATGCCTGTAGTCCAGAATGGTCCCATTCACCAGGCATCTGTGTCTCAGAGCAGAAGTTTCCCTTCTCCAGCTGCATCTAAACAGCCTGTATCTCAGCAACAGAATGGCTCATGTATGGGGCCTATGCCAACATTTCAGCCATTTTTCTTCCCTGGAGCTTTCCCGTTTAATATGCACG AACTGGTGCTTAAGGTGAGAATTCAGAACCTTACTCTTAGAGAGAATGACTTCATTGAAATTGAACTGGACAGACGAGAACTAACCTATAAGGAACTGCTCAGAGTGAGTTGCAGTGAACTGGGTGTTAATCCAGAACATGTAGAGAAGATTAGAAAATTACCAAATACGGTATTAAGAAAG gacAAAGATGTTGCAAGACTTCAGGATTTCCAAGAACTGGAGCTGGTTCTAATAATCAACAACAATAACCTTCTGTTTAGAAATGCTGCATCTACATTGACTGAAAGGCCTTGTTACAACAAGAAAGCATCAAAACTAACTTATTAA